In Campylobacter massiliensis, the DNA window ACTAGTCGTCTTTGAGTGCGAGGAGTCGAGCCGATTTAACATCGCGACGCTTGGCAGCAAGGTCATGTGCGGCAAGCTGGGTTATGAAAAACTAAAAGACGTGCGCGACTTTCAGGGGCGCGCTATCGGCGAGATCTTTGCAGAGTTTGGCATCGATCTAGCAAGCATCGAAAAGGCTAAAAATTTAATGCCGGACTACGAGAGCTTTTTCGAGCTACACATCGAGCAGGGGCCGCTACTATATAATGAAAATATCCAAATCAGCGTCGTGAGCGCCATCGCTGCGCCGCACAGATTTAGCGTGCGCGTGCAGGGCCAGGCTCAGCACTCCGGCACGACTGCGATGAAGTATCGTCATGATGCACTTTGCGCAGCAGCGCAGATAGTGTTAGCCGTCGAGAACGTCGCGCGCGAAAACGCGGCAAACGGCGTGGTGGCGACTGCAGGCAACTGCACGGTAAAACCTGGCGTTATGAACGTCGTACCTGGCGAAACTACGCTGCTAATCGACCTGCGCGGTATCGACCTGCGCACGCGCGAGGCGGCATACGAGCAGATCCTGGCTGAAATCTCGCGCATCGAATCACAGCGCGGCGTCAAATGCGAGATCAAGCAGCTAGCATTCGACGAGCCGTGCGCGCTGGACGGCCGACTCGTCGATCTCATCGCCAAAAAAGCCGCGGCGCTCGGGCTTAGCTTTGAAATCATGCCAAGCGGCGCGGGGCACGACGCTATGCACATGAGCGCACTCTGTCCGACGGCAATGATCTTCATCCCGTCTAAAGACGGCATCAGCCACAATCCGGCGGAATTTTCTAGCTGGAGCGATATCGCTAACGGCGTAAATTTACTAAAAAGCGTGGTTTTAGAAGCGGCGGAAAGGGTTTAAATATACAGATAAATAAATTTGAAAGTTTCGATACAAAAAAGTCTGTAAAATCAAAATTTTACAGACTTTGTACTGCAAATTTTATTTCGATTTTACTATTCTAAATTTTATTCTCCGAAAGTAAGATAAAAATGAGCGGATTTATCAGCGTTTCGCCGCGGGCGGCATAGAGCATGACGTCTTCGAAATAGTTATCGTTAATGCCGTAAACGTGGTATTCGTACGCGCCGATACCGTATCCCATCGGAGTGATGTCCACGCGCGAGTACCAGGCGTTTTTAGCCAGGATATAGCGGCTTGTATCTTGCGAATAGACCCACAGCACGACGTCGTCTTTGTTCTTTTGCCGCATGAGCCACG includes these proteins:
- a CDS encoding Zn-dependent hydrolase produces the protein MSINLDRLKALFSETNAINDASFGAGMSRLAYTREDKAARELFIARCKEAGLKVRIDAIGNIFARREGTQPELPAVAFGSHLDTVINGGEFDGILGVLGGLELIRSLNDEGVQTRRPLELVVFECEESSRFNIATLGSKVMCGKLGYEKLKDVRDFQGRAIGEIFAEFGIDLASIEKAKNLMPDYESFFELHIEQGPLLYNENIQISVVSAIAAPHRFSVRVQGQAQHSGTTAMKYRHDALCAAAQIVLAVENVARENAANGVVATAGNCTVKPGVMNVVPGETTLLIDLRGIDLRTREAAYEQILAEISRIESQRGVKCEIKQLAFDEPCALDGRLVDLIAKKAAALGLSFEIMPSGAGHDAMHMSALCPTAMIFIPSKDGISHNPAEFSSWSDIANGVNLLKSVVLEAAERV